In Variovorax paradoxus, a single genomic region encodes these proteins:
- a CDS encoding DUF4198 domain-containing protein, with translation MTHLNLRAAGLAIALTAIASLAQAHNAWLLPSSTVFSKADTVSVDAAVSNDLFVANHAPLRLDGLQITAPDGSTVKPEAEAKLKLRNVFDVNVAQTGTYRIAVINAGAFASWKDKATGQTKRARGTAESIAKEVPADATDVTITQSSGRIETFVTVGKPSALKPVGQGLELIAAGSPTDLAKGEKATFTLNLDGQPAKGLEVTVTAGNTQYRDKLEELKLKTDDKGQFSVTWPAAGMYWLDASTKDSKTTVPQAKERRLSYAATLEVMP, from the coding sequence ATGACCCATCTCAACCTGCGCGCCGCCGGCCTCGCCATCGCCCTCACCGCCATCGCTTCGCTGGCCCAGGCGCACAACGCCTGGCTGCTGCCCTCGTCCACCGTGTTCTCCAAGGCGGACACCGTTTCGGTCGACGCCGCCGTGTCGAACGACCTGTTCGTCGCCAACCACGCGCCGCTGCGCCTGGACGGCCTGCAGATCACCGCGCCCGACGGCAGCACCGTCAAGCCCGAGGCCGAAGCCAAGCTCAAGCTGCGCAACGTATTCGATGTGAACGTGGCGCAGACCGGCACTTACCGCATCGCGGTGATCAACGCCGGCGCGTTCGCAAGCTGGAAAGACAAGGCCACGGGCCAGACCAAGCGCGCACGCGGCACGGCCGAGAGCATCGCCAAGGAAGTGCCCGCCGATGCGACGGACGTGACCATCACGCAGTCGTCCGGCCGCATCGAGACCTTCGTGACCGTCGGCAAGCCCTCGGCGCTCAAGCCGGTCGGCCAGGGTCTGGAACTGATCGCCGCGGGCAGCCCGACCGATCTGGCCAAGGGCGAGAAAGCCACGTTCACGCTCAACCTGGACGGCCAGCCCGCGAAGGGCCTCGAAGTGACGGTGACGGCAGGCAACACGCAATACCGCGACAAGCTCGAGGAACTCAAGCTGAAGACCGACGACAAGGGCCAGTTCAGCGTGACCTGGCCGGCCGCCGGCATGTACTGGCTCGACGCCAGCACCAAGGACAGCAAGACCACGGTGCCGCAAGCCAAGGAGCGCCGCCTGAGCTACGCGGCCACCCTCGAAGTGATGCCCTGA
- a CDS encoding FAD:protein FMN transferase, translating into MGLSFSTWRAGGYANAAVPRPADPASLQQLAGQTMGTTWSLRFDNPRMLPLTLVREAVEGALGTVVAQMSHWEQDSDISRINSAPAGSRHVLPKEFGEVMRCAASWAAASGGAIDPTVGSLVACWGFGPEANEAGLPAAQALAEARSQVGWHRLAFDAADVSLTQPGSVALDLSGIAKGFAVDHGTETLQALGLADFLFEIGGELRGVGRRPGGQPWQVQVDSGLAAAQRIALADMAVATSGDRWHQRAHEGKRWSHTIDPRTGEPVAHALASVTVVHPRCMQADALATVLTVLGPDEGQDFAERHGVAALFVSHGDPSPAVRATSNWPAQVRA; encoded by the coding sequence TTGGGCCTTTCGTTCAGCACCTGGCGCGCCGGTGGCTACGCCAACGCGGCCGTCCCTCGCCCCGCCGATCCCGCCAGCCTTCAGCAGTTGGCCGGCCAGACGATGGGCACCACCTGGTCGCTGCGTTTCGACAACCCTCGGATGCTGCCGCTGACGCTGGTGCGCGAGGCTGTCGAGGGGGCGCTGGGTACGGTGGTCGCGCAGATGAGCCATTGGGAGCAGGACTCGGACATCAGCCGGATCAACAGCGCCCCCGCCGGGTCGCGCCATGTGCTGCCGAAAGAATTCGGCGAGGTGATGCGCTGCGCCGCGTCATGGGCAGCCGCCAGTGGCGGTGCGATCGATCCGACGGTGGGCTCTCTGGTCGCTTGCTGGGGCTTCGGCCCCGAGGCCAATGAAGCCGGCTTGCCTGCGGCTCAGGCGCTCGCCGAAGCCCGTTCGCAGGTCGGCTGGCATCGGCTGGCTTTCGATGCGGCCGATGTTTCGCTGACGCAGCCAGGCAGTGTTGCGCTCGATCTTTCCGGCATCGCCAAGGGCTTCGCGGTCGACCATGGTACGGAGACGCTGCAGGCGCTGGGGCTGGCCGACTTCCTGTTCGAAATCGGCGGTGAGCTGCGGGGCGTCGGACGGCGTCCGGGCGGACAGCCGTGGCAGGTGCAGGTCGACAGCGGCCTGGCCGCCGCGCAACGCATCGCGCTGGCGGACATGGCCGTCGCGACCTCCGGCGACCGCTGGCACCAACGGGCGCATGAAGGCAAGCGCTGGTCGCACACCATCGACCCGCGCACCGGCGAGCCCGTCGCCCATGCGTTGGCGAGCGTGACCGTGGTGCACCCGCGATGCATGCAAGCCGACGCGCTGGCCACCGTGCTGACGGTGCTGGGCCCCGACGAGGGCCAGGATTTTGCCGAACGGCACGGTGTCGCTGCGTTGTTCGTGAGTCATGGCGATCCGTCACCTGCCGTGCGAGCCACGAGCAACTGGCCTGCGCAAGTCCGGGCATGA
- a CDS encoding sulfite reductase subunit alpha has product MNEAAWRALGASSSVIAYGALCTAIYVRERRRKAAAVRAAAALSADSHDEPPTLVVFASQTGQAEAIAWQTAKQLRAAGTPVRVMELNALDAATLGTAGRALFIASTYGEGDAPDGASVFCEQVMGSPPALGSLRYAVLALGDRQYANFCGFGRALDEWLHAAGAAREFERIEVDNSDPGALAEWQARWGSSDAVATAEEPDNAFAQWRLASRELLNPGSAGAPVFHLGFVPQAGPMPHWSSGDLAQVAIASDPTHPRDYSISSLHSDGELQLLVRQEQHPDGTLGAASGLLTSTLTVGDTVAMRLRPHRGFRLDGNEARPLILIGNGTGLAGLRAHLRARAAAGRHDNWLIFGERQQAHDFLCRQEIEAWQAQGMLRRLDMVFSRDQPERFYVQHRLLQSADTLLQWLRDGAAIYVCGSLKGMASGVDAALRQIAGEDLVRELSASGRYRRDVY; this is encoded by the coding sequence ATGAACGAGGCCGCATGGCGCGCGCTTGGCGCGAGCTCTTCCGTGATCGCCTATGGCGCACTCTGCACTGCCATCTATGTGCGTGAGCGCCGAAGAAAGGCTGCTGCAGTGCGCGCCGCGGCCGCGCTGTCGGCCGACAGCCACGACGAACCACCTACGCTCGTTGTGTTCGCCAGCCAGACAGGCCAGGCGGAGGCCATCGCCTGGCAGACGGCAAAGCAGTTGCGAGCCGCCGGCACGCCCGTGCGGGTTATGGAATTGAACGCGCTTGATGCCGCGACCCTCGGCACCGCGGGTCGCGCTCTCTTCATCGCGAGCACCTACGGCGAAGGCGATGCGCCCGATGGCGCCAGCGTCTTCTGCGAGCAGGTGATGGGTTCGCCGCCAGCGCTGGGCTCGCTACGGTACGCGGTGCTCGCGCTGGGCGACCGGCAGTACGCCAACTTCTGCGGCTTCGGCCGCGCGCTCGACGAGTGGCTGCATGCGGCAGGCGCCGCGCGCGAGTTCGAACGCATCGAGGTCGACAACAGCGATCCCGGCGCCTTGGCCGAATGGCAGGCCCGATGGGGCTCTTCGGACGCCGTAGCAACCGCCGAAGAGCCGGATAACGCATTCGCGCAGTGGCGGCTGGCCAGCCGGGAGCTGCTCAACCCCGGCAGCGCCGGTGCCCCGGTCTTTCACCTGGGGTTTGTGCCCCAGGCGGGGCCAATGCCGCATTGGAGCTCCGGCGATCTGGCCCAGGTCGCCATCGCGAGCGATCCCACGCATCCGCGTGACTACTCGATTTCGTCGCTGCATTCCGACGGCGAGCTGCAACTGCTGGTGCGCCAGGAGCAGCACCCGGACGGCACGTTGGGCGCCGCGTCGGGCCTGCTGACCTCGACCCTCACGGTCGGCGACACCGTGGCGATGCGCCTGCGGCCGCACCGGGGTTTTCGTCTTGACGGAAACGAAGCCCGACCGCTGATCCTGATCGGAAACGGCACGGGCTTGGCCGGACTGCGCGCCCACCTGCGCGCACGGGCGGCCGCCGGTCGGCACGACAACTGGCTGATATTTGGCGAGCGCCAGCAAGCCCACGACTTTCTCTGCCGACAGGAAATCGAAGCCTGGCAGGCCCAGGGCATGCTGCGGCGGCTCGATATGGTGTTCTCGCGCGACCAGCCTGAGCGCTTTTACGTGCAGCATCGGCTGCTGCAATCGGCCGATACCTTGCTCCAATGGCTGCGGGACGGCGCGGCGATCTATGTCTGCGGCAGCCTGAAGGGCATGGCTTCGGGGGTGGACGCCGCCTTGCGCCAGATTGCCGGCGAGGATCTGGTGCGCGAACTGTCGGCCAGCGGGCGCTATCGCCGCGACGTCTATTGA
- a CDS encoding Fe2+-dependent dioxygenase: MMLHVPGVLSPDQVRQMRTALDAAAWTDGRETVGDQGAQVKHNRQLPEQSPVGRELGRTVLAALARNPLFFSAALPLRFVPPLFNRYEGGENYGVHVDGAVRAVPGSGEQLRTDLSCTLFLCEPEDYEGGELEVIDTYGSHEVKLPAGDLILYPASSLHRVHPVTRGARVCSFFWLQSMVRSDQQRGMLFELDQSIQKLRARLGECEETVSLTGHYHNLLRLWSDI; encoded by the coding sequence ATGATGCTGCATGTGCCCGGGGTGCTGAGCCCCGATCAGGTTCGCCAGATGCGTACCGCGCTCGACGCCGCGGCCTGGACCGATGGCCGCGAGACCGTCGGCGACCAAGGCGCCCAGGTCAAGCACAACCGGCAGTTGCCGGAGCAGTCGCCTGTCGGCCGCGAACTCGGCAGGACGGTGCTGGCGGCGTTGGCCCGGAATCCTCTCTTCTTCTCTGCCGCGCTGCCGCTTCGCTTCGTGCCGCCGCTTTTCAACCGCTACGAAGGCGGCGAAAACTACGGGGTTCATGTCGACGGCGCCGTCAGGGCCGTACCGGGCAGCGGAGAGCAGTTGCGGACGGACCTGTCCTGCACGCTTTTTCTCTGCGAACCGGAAGACTACGAAGGCGGCGAGCTGGAGGTGATCGACACCTACGGCTCGCACGAGGTGAAGCTGCCGGCCGGGGATCTCATTCTTTACCCAGCCAGCAGCCTGCACCGGGTCCACCCGGTGACCCGGGGCGCGCGCGTGTGCTCGTTCTTCTGGCTGCAGAGCATGGTCCGGAGCGACCAGCAGCGCGGCATGCTTTTCGAGCTCGACCAGAGCATCCAGAAGCTGCGCGCTCGCCTGGGCGAATGCGAGGAAACGGTGTCGCTGACAGGCCACTATCACAATCTGCTGCGGCTCTGGTCGGACATCTGA
- a CDS encoding (2Fe-2S)-binding protein: MIVCVCRRVSDREIARHVRAGMTFDEVQFELGVATQCGQCEGCARDIVAQCSASHPVAALNCEPGPRAIQLANSIKESKAWNSSRHSAAA, encoded by the coding sequence ATGATCGTTTGCGTCTGCCGCCGAGTCTCCGACCGCGAAATCGCACGTCACGTGCGTGCCGGCATGACTTTCGACGAAGTCCAGTTCGAACTCGGCGTGGCCACCCAGTGTGGCCAGTGTGAAGGTTGTGCGCGCGATATCGTCGCGCAGTGCAGCGCTTCGCATCCGGTCGCCGCCTTGAATTGCGAGCCGGGTCCGAGAGCGATCCAGCTTGCCAACTCCATCAAGGAAAGCAAGGCATGGAACTCGTCTCGGCACTCGGCGGCAGCCTGA
- a CDS encoding energy transducer TonB, whose product MVSDRFAPPPSVLGLSRNVVIAGSVIVFHAAALWALQSGLLRRAAEVVIPVEILSQFVEPPKPKVDPPPPPPPPPQPKVTKAPPPPRPQAIREPKPTPAPQAPVGVTEPPPPAAPPAPPAPPAPPAPPPAPPAPPAVQLPSSNADYLQNPKATYPAMSKRLGEQGKVIVRVLVGVDGLPKSAEVKKSSGFDRLDEAAVEYILKCRFVPGKVNGVVQAMSYDAPVNYVLN is encoded by the coding sequence ATCGTGTCTGACCGCTTTGCCCCTCCCCCCTCCGTCCTCGGCCTCTCGCGCAATGTCGTCATTGCCGGAAGCGTCATCGTTTTTCATGCGGCCGCGCTCTGGGCACTGCAAAGCGGACTGCTCCGGCGCGCCGCGGAAGTGGTGATTCCGGTCGAGATCCTGAGCCAATTCGTCGAACCGCCGAAGCCGAAGGTCGATCCCCCGCCTCCGCCCCCACCGCCGCCTCAACCTAAGGTGACGAAGGCTCCGCCCCCGCCGCGGCCCCAGGCCATTCGCGAGCCGAAGCCCACGCCGGCGCCCCAGGCACCCGTTGGCGTCACGGAGCCGCCGCCGCCGGCCGCTCCCCCGGCACCGCCCGCTCCGCCGGCGCCACCCGCACCGCCGCCGGCTCCGCCAGCACCTCCCGCGGTGCAGCTGCCCTCGAGCAACGCCGACTACCTGCAGAATCCCAAGGCGACCTACCCGGCCATGAGCAAGCGGCTCGGCGAGCAGGGCAAGGTCATCGTGCGGGTGCTCGTCGGCGTGGACGGGCTGCCCAAGAGCGCCGAAGTCAAGAAATCCAGCGGCTTCGATCGCCTCGACGAAGCCGCCGTGGAATACATCCTGAAATGCCGGTTCGTGCCCGGCAAGGTCAATGGGGTGGTGCAGGCCATGTCCTATGACGCCCCCGTCAACTACGTTCTGAACTAA
- a CDS encoding MotA/TolQ/ExbB proton channel family protein: MDSQFGLMNVWNQGDFVTKAVAVLLIGMSLASWIVIIVKALDVIRYKRLAKHSQDFWHSEDFATALNKLGKDDSNPFRALALEGREAAAHHRNTKAHLHDALDVSDWITRALRNGIDAFTARLQTGLAILASVGSTAPFIGLFGTVWGIYHALMSIGSAGQATIDKVAGPIGEALIMTALGLAVAIPAVLGYNALVRGNKFVLTKLNAFAHDLHAYFVTGARVQSGSEAIVVPLKKG; encoded by the coding sequence ATGGATTCCCAATTTGGCTTGATGAACGTCTGGAACCAAGGCGACTTCGTCACCAAGGCCGTGGCTGTGCTGCTGATCGGCATGTCGCTCGCGTCGTGGATCGTGATCATCGTCAAGGCACTCGACGTCATCCGCTACAAGCGCCTGGCCAAGCATTCGCAAGACTTCTGGCACAGCGAAGATTTCGCGACCGCCCTGAACAAGCTTGGCAAGGACGACAGCAACCCCTTCCGCGCGCTGGCCCTCGAAGGCCGCGAAGCCGCGGCGCACCACCGCAACACCAAGGCCCATCTGCATGACGCGCTGGACGTGAGCGACTGGATCACGCGCGCCCTGCGCAACGGCATCGACGCGTTCACCGCACGCCTGCAGACCGGCTTGGCCATCCTGGCGTCGGTCGGCTCGACCGCTCCCTTCATCGGCCTGTTCGGCACGGTCTGGGGCATCTACCACGCACTGATGAGCATCGGCTCGGCCGGCCAGGCGACCATCGACAAGGTGGCCGGCCCCATCGGTGAAGCACTGATCATGACGGCGCTGGGCCTGGCCGTGGCCATTCCCGCGGTGCTCGGCTACAACGCACTGGTGCGCGGCAACAAGTTCGTGCTGACCAAGCTGAATGCTTTCGCGCACGACCTGCACGCCTACTTCGTGACCGGCGCCCGCGTTCAGAGCGGTAGCGAAGCCATCGTGGTTCCGCTCAAGAAGGGCTGA
- a CDS encoding ExbD/TolR family protein, translated as MAFGTQDEPDEVMNEINMTPLVDVMLVLLIIFIITVPVMKHAVNIDLPRATSEPEQPKPQNILFSVTADGEYYWNEQKIADSELPGRLAAEAAKEPQPELHIRGDKAVRYERVAKAMSEAREAGVRKIGFITEPDTK; from the coding sequence ATGGCTTTCGGAACCCAAGACGAACCCGACGAGGTGATGAACGAGATCAACATGACGCCGCTGGTCGACGTCATGCTGGTGCTCCTGATCATCTTCATCATCACCGTGCCGGTGATGAAACACGCGGTCAACATCGACCTGCCGCGCGCCACGAGCGAGCCGGAGCAGCCCAAGCCGCAGAACATCCTGTTCAGCGTCACGGCCGATGGCGAGTACTACTGGAACGAGCAGAAGATCGCCGACAGCGAACTCCCCGGCCGCCTGGCCGCCGAAGCCGCCAAGGAACCGCAGCCCGAGCTGCACATCCGCGGCGACAAGGCCGTGCGCTACGAGCGCGTGGCCAAGGCCATGTCCGAGGCTCGTGAAGCCGGCGTGCGCAAGATCGGCTTCATCACGGAACCCGATACGAAGTGA
- the hemP gene encoding hemin uptake protein HemP, translating to MPATPNAFSVLNHPSLDQSGGGHVSIQASRPVPMVESTELLKGSKTVGIMHNGSLYRLQATKLGKLILTK from the coding sequence ATGCCAGCCACCCCCAACGCTTTTTCTGTTCTGAACCATCCTTCGCTTGATCAATCGGGTGGCGGCCATGTGTCGATCCAGGCATCGCGTCCGGTCCCGATGGTTGAAAGCACGGAGCTTCTGAAAGGAAGCAAGACCGTGGGCATCATGCACAACGGCTCCCTCTATCGGCTTCAAGCCACCAAACTCGGCAAGCTGATCCTGACCAAATAG
- a CDS encoding GlcG/HbpS family heme-binding protein, whose product MKTKSFLELADVKTIAAAAEAEALKNNWAVTIAISDDAGNLLWLQRLDGAAALSSHIAPAKAHTAAMGRRESKVYEDIINGGRTAFLTAPEVQGLLEGGVPIVKDGHVIGAVGVSGVKSNEDAQIAKAGIAALGL is encoded by the coding sequence ATGAAGACCAAGTCATTCCTCGAACTCGCCGACGTCAAGACCATCGCCGCGGCGGCAGAAGCCGAGGCCCTCAAGAACAACTGGGCCGTTACCATCGCCATTTCGGACGATGCCGGCAACCTGCTTTGGCTGCAACGCCTGGACGGCGCCGCCGCGCTGTCTTCGCACATCGCCCCTGCCAAGGCCCACACGGCCGCCATGGGCCGCCGCGAAAGCAAGGTCTACGAAGACATCATCAACGGTGGCCGTACCGCGTTCCTGACGGCGCCGGAAGTGCAGGGCCTGCTCGAAGGTGGCGTGCCGATCGTGAAGGACGGCCACGTGATCGGCGCGGTCGGAGTGAGCGGCGTGAAGTCGAATGAAGACGCGCAGATCGCCAAGGCTGGCATTGCCGCACTCGGCCTCTGA
- a CDS encoding Bax inhibitor-1/YccA family protein: MNDRVTTLDTSTGYGQPLAQAERQRVLRNTYWLLALSLLPTVLGAWVGVSTGITRSLTGGLGLIVFLGGAFGFMFAIEKTKNSAAGVPVLLGFTFFMGLMLSRLIAMVLGFKNGSELIMTAFGGTAGVFFVMASLATIIKRDLSGMGKFLFVGAMVLMFGAIINVFVGSSTGMLVISVAAIGIFSAYMLYDLKQIMDGGETNYITATLALYLDLFNVFQSLLALLGIFGGERD; this comes from the coding sequence ATGAACGACCGCGTTACCACCCTAGACACCTCCACAGGCTACGGCCAGCCGCTGGCCCAGGCAGAACGCCAGCGCGTGCTGCGCAACACCTACTGGCTGCTGGCGCTGAGCCTGCTGCCCACCGTGCTCGGCGCGTGGGTCGGCGTCAGCACCGGCATCACCCGTTCGCTCACGGGCGGCCTCGGCCTCATCGTGTTCCTCGGCGGCGCGTTCGGCTTCATGTTCGCCATCGAGAAGACCAAGAACTCCGCCGCCGGCGTGCCGGTGCTGCTGGGCTTCACCTTCTTCATGGGCCTGATGCTGTCGCGCCTGATCGCCATGGTGCTTGGCTTCAAGAACGGCTCCGAACTCATCATGACGGCCTTCGGCGGCACCGCCGGCGTGTTCTTCGTCATGGCCTCGCTGGCCACGATCATCAAGCGCGACCTGTCGGGCATGGGCAAGTTCCTGTTCGTCGGCGCGATGGTGCTGATGTTCGGCGCCATCATCAACGTGTTCGTGGGCTCGAGCACGGGCATGCTGGTGATCTCGGTGGCCGCCATCGGAATCTTCTCTGCCTACATGCTCTATGACCTGAAGCAGATCATGGACGGCGGCGAAACCAACTACATCACCGCCACCCTCGCCCTCTACCTGGACCTGTTCAACGTGTTCCAGAGCCTGCTGGCCCTGCTGGGCATCTTCGGCGGCGAACGCGACTGA
- the rlmD gene encoding 23S rRNA (uracil(1939)-C(5))-methyltransferase RlmD, with protein sequence MTESIEEKKVPTNPGEEWLQVESLDLDAQGVSHKADGMVVFIEGALPFEEVQFNVHRRKNNWEQGTVTAIRRESSQRVRPGCPHFGLHTGACGGCKMQHLDAAAQVAVKQRALEDNLWHLGKVKPENLLRPLEGPAWHYRYRARLSVRHVVKKGTVLIGFHERKSRYLADMQVCPVLPKQVSEMLMPLRALIGSLDARDTCPQIELACGDAPDSTKLGTIALVLRHLEPLSRADIDRLKAFAAENEGVQWWLQAKGPDTVKLLEEGGSPLSYRLPEFGVTMPFKPTDFTQVNPHINRALVGKALRLLDVQPDERVIDWFCGLGNFTLPLASQAREVLGIEGSDTLVARATANYGTNQPATSARRELSPAKFVARNLFEMTPAMLVEDGSADKWLVDPPREGAFALAKAMADLHQQPELCTDGWTPPKRIVYVSCNPSTLARDAGLLVHQAGYRCTFAGVVNMFPHTAHVESIAVFELE encoded by the coding sequence ATGACGGAATCCATCGAAGAAAAGAAAGTCCCCACGAATCCCGGCGAAGAATGGCTGCAGGTCGAGTCCCTCGACCTCGACGCACAGGGCGTATCGCACAAGGCTGACGGCATGGTCGTGTTCATCGAGGGCGCATTGCCTTTCGAGGAAGTGCAGTTCAACGTCCACCGCCGGAAGAACAACTGGGAGCAGGGCACGGTCACGGCCATTCGCCGCGAATCATCACAGCGCGTGCGCCCGGGCTGCCCGCATTTCGGCCTGCACACGGGTGCCTGCGGTGGCTGCAAGATGCAGCACCTGGACGCGGCGGCCCAGGTGGCCGTGAAGCAGCGTGCGCTGGAAGACAACCTGTGGCACCTCGGCAAGGTCAAGCCCGAGAACCTGCTGCGGCCGCTCGAAGGCCCGGCGTGGCACTACCGCTATCGCGCGCGGCTGTCGGTGCGGCACGTGGTCAAGAAGGGCACGGTGCTGATCGGCTTTCACGAGCGCAAGAGCCGCTACCTGGCCGACATGCAGGTGTGCCCGGTGCTGCCGAAGCAGGTCAGCGAAATGCTGATGCCGCTGCGCGCGCTGATCGGCTCGCTGGACGCGCGCGACACCTGCCCTCAGATCGAACTGGCTTGCGGCGATGCACCGGACTCCACGAAGCTCGGCACGATCGCACTGGTGCTGCGGCACCTGGAGCCGCTGTCGCGCGCCGACATCGACCGCCTGAAGGCCTTTGCGGCGGAAAACGAGGGCGTGCAATGGTGGCTGCAGGCCAAGGGGCCTGACACGGTCAAGCTGCTCGAAGAAGGCGGCTCGCCGTTGTCCTACCGGCTGCCGGAATTCGGCGTCACGATGCCCTTCAAGCCGACCGACTTCACGCAGGTCAATCCGCACATCAACCGCGCGCTCGTGGGCAAGGCGTTGCGCCTGCTCGACGTGCAGCCCGATGAGCGCGTGATCGACTGGTTCTGCGGCCTCGGCAACTTCACGCTGCCGCTGGCGAGCCAGGCGCGCGAGGTGCTGGGCATCGAGGGCAGCGACACGCTGGTGGCACGCGCCACGGCCAACTACGGGACGAACCAGCCCGCGACCTCCGCGCGCCGCGAGTTGTCGCCTGCGAAGTTTGTCGCGCGCAACCTGTTCGAGATGACGCCGGCCATGCTGGTGGAGGACGGCAGCGCGGACAAATGGCTGGTCGACCCGCCGCGCGAAGGCGCGTTCGCGCTTGCGAAGGCCATGGCCGACCTGCATCAGCAGCCCGAACTGTGCACCGATGGCTGGACGCCGCCGAAACGCATCGTGTACGTGAGCTGCAATCCGTCGACGCTGGCGCGCGATGCCGGGCTGCTGGTGCATCAGGCGGGCTACCGCTGCACCTTTGCGGGGGTGGTCAACATGTTCCCGCACACTGCGCACGTCGAGTCGATTGCGGTGTTCGAGCTGGAATGA
- a CDS encoding sigma-70 family RNA polymerase sigma factor — translation MAASRPRRTPTVRGSVGKGSVLPPSSGDADENPEQNFPSLEAAADALAANAALPNGAMAELIGGEGADALTIYLRQVRRTELFTPAEEYQAACAARAGDFAARQSMIEHNLRLVVSIAKGYLGRGVPMSDLIEEGNLGLMHAITKFEPERGFRFSTYATWWIRQSVERAVMTQARAIRLPVHVVRELQQVLRARRTLEGDAEFLAHRPDGVRVEDIAALLGRDVQAVADLLALAEAPRSLDAGDARGDDGFTLADTVASDDEQSSPSGATHAHEVERLLDQWVHALDAREREVLEGRYGLHDREPETLEVLSVRLGLTRERVRQIQNEALAKMRRQLARSGVGRDALF, via the coding sequence ATGGCTGCCTCCCGCCCCCGCCGCACGCCGACCGTGCGCGGGTCGGTGGGCAAGGGCAGCGTGCTTCCGCCTTCTTCGGGCGATGCCGACGAGAACCCCGAACAAAACTTTCCTTCGCTAGAAGCCGCGGCAGACGCTCTTGCTGCGAACGCCGCGCTGCCCAATGGCGCGATGGCCGAGTTGATCGGCGGGGAGGGCGCCGATGCCCTCACCATCTACCTGCGCCAGGTGCGGCGCACGGAGCTTTTCACCCCCGCAGAGGAATACCAGGCCGCATGCGCCGCGCGGGCTGGCGACTTTGCCGCAAGGCAGTCGATGATCGAGCACAACCTGCGGCTCGTCGTGAGCATCGCCAAGGGCTACCTTGGGCGCGGCGTGCCGATGTCCGACCTGATCGAAGAGGGCAACCTGGGGCTGATGCATGCCATCACCAAGTTCGAACCCGAGCGCGGCTTTCGCTTCTCGACCTACGCGACCTGGTGGATCCGCCAGTCGGTCGAGCGCGCGGTCATGACACAGGCGCGGGCGATTCGTCTGCCGGTGCATGTGGTGCGGGAGCTTCAGCAAGTGCTGCGTGCCCGGCGCACGCTCGAAGGCGATGCCGAATTCCTTGCCCACCGGCCCGACGGCGTGCGCGTGGAGGACATTGCTGCGTTGCTGGGGCGTGACGTTCAGGCGGTGGCCGATCTGCTGGCATTGGCCGAGGCGCCGCGCTCGCTCGATGCGGGCGATGCGCGCGGCGACGACGGCTTCACGCTGGCAGACACCGTGGCCTCCGATGACGAGCAAAGCAGCCCCAGCGGCGCCACGCACGCGCACGAGGTGGAACGCCTGCTCGACCAGTGGGTGCATGCGCTCGACGCACGCGAGCGCGAGGTGCTTGAAGGCCGCTACGGGCTGCACGACCGCGAACCCGAAACCCTCGAGGTGCTGAGCGTCCGGCTCGGTCTCACGCGGGAGCGGGTCAGGCAGATCCAGAACGAAGCGCTGGCCAAGATGCGGCGTCAGCTGGCGCGTTCCGGCGTCGGGAGGGACGCGCTGTTCTAG